Proteins encoded by one window of Streptomyces sp. NBC_01571:
- a CDS encoding acyl-CoA dehydrogenase family protein, whose product MHLAPTERQRRLRAELRTYFRDLMPDGPPPAHEPDRQRALLRRIGADGLLGIGWPTAYGGQGRGADEQFVFFDEAYRAGAPVSMVTLNTVGPTLIKYGSEEQKEYFLPRILSGDLVFAIGYSEPSAGTDLAALRTRARREGTDFLVHGQKIFTSNAQHADWIWLACRTDPDAPRHRGISILLVSTDAPGFSWTPIETVGGLTTTATYYDGIRVPASRLVGEENRGWQLITNQLNHERVALAAIGMQAEDFYTAALEAARTPDPVTGRRRIDEPWVRSRLAEAHARLAASRLLNWRLVADVGAGRLAPGDAAGVKVAGTEAAVETYRLCQHIVGDDALVRSGSQGVFGDGELERMNRAAQINTFGGGVSEVQREIVATMRLGMTRGRR is encoded by the coding sequence GTGCATCTCGCCCCCACCGAGCGCCAGCGACGGCTGCGCGCCGAGCTGCGCACGTACTTCCGGGACCTGATGCCCGACGGGCCCCCGCCCGCCCACGAGCCCGATCGGCAGCGCGCGCTGCTGCGCCGCATCGGTGCCGACGGACTGCTCGGAATCGGCTGGCCGACCGCGTACGGGGGACAAGGACGCGGCGCGGACGAGCAGTTCGTGTTCTTCGACGAGGCGTACCGGGCCGGTGCGCCGGTGTCGATGGTCACGCTGAACACCGTCGGACCGACGCTCATCAAGTACGGCAGCGAGGAGCAGAAGGAGTACTTCCTGCCGCGCATCCTGAGCGGTGACCTCGTCTTCGCGATCGGCTACTCGGAGCCCTCGGCCGGCACGGACCTGGCCGCGCTGCGCACGCGCGCGCGACGGGAAGGCACGGACTTCCTGGTCCACGGGCAGAAGATCTTCACCTCCAACGCCCAGCACGCCGACTGGATCTGGCTCGCCTGCCGCACCGACCCCGACGCTCCCCGGCACCGGGGCATCTCCATCCTCCTCGTGTCCACGGACGCCCCCGGGTTCTCCTGGACTCCGATCGAGACGGTCGGCGGCCTGACCACCACGGCCACGTACTACGACGGCATCCGCGTCCCCGCCTCCCGTCTCGTCGGCGAGGAGAACCGCGGCTGGCAGCTGATCACCAACCAGCTCAACCACGAACGCGTCGCCCTCGCCGCGATCGGCATGCAGGCGGAGGACTTCTACACGGCCGCGCTGGAAGCGGCGCGCACACCCGATCCGGTGACAGGGCGGCGCCGGATTGACGAGCCCTGGGTGCGCTCGCGGCTGGCCGAGGCGCATGCGCGGCTGGCGGCGTCGCGCCTGCTCAACTGGCGTCTGGTGGCGGATGTGGGGGCCGGTCGGCTGGCGCCGGGCGACGCCGCCGGCGTGAAGGTCGCGGGAACGGAAGCGGCGGTCGAGACGTATCGCTTATGTCAGCACATCGTGGGTGACGACGCGCTGGTGCGTTCCGGTTCGCAGGGGGTGTTCGGGGACGGCGAGCTGGAGCGGA
- a CDS encoding bifunctional DNA primase/polymerase, with amino-acid sequence MATIDRQATTLALAHALSAAERGLAVIPLSRTKLPALRSPHRADPDPTTPPCHGECGRFGHGVYDASTDPRRIRALFAAAPWSTGYGIACGLDPHHLIGIDLDTKAGTDSSTALRELALRHLFTIPDTVVVVTPSGGRHLWLTGPPDVVVPNSASRLAPGIDIRGAGGYLVGPGSRTDHGVYGTAPGTAHLAPAPCPGELLRLLTPPPRTRHRAPPPTGHQGQGLVQFVLAAHAGQRNTRLFWAACRAYENGIGPDLTPALVEAAVHTGLTAREAHSTIASASRMSSRQPGPPPD; translated from the coding sequence ATGGCCACCATCGACCGGCAGGCCACGACCCTGGCCCTGGCCCATGCCCTGTCCGCCGCCGAGCGCGGCCTCGCGGTGATCCCGCTGTCCCGTACGAAGCTCCCGGCCCTGCGCTCACCCCACCGCGCCGACCCCGACCCGACGACCCCGCCCTGCCACGGCGAGTGCGGCCGCTTCGGGCACGGCGTGTACGACGCCTCCACCGACCCCCGACGCATCCGCGCGCTCTTCGCCGCCGCCCCCTGGTCCACCGGCTACGGCATCGCCTGCGGCCTCGACCCGCACCACCTCATCGGCATCGACCTCGACACCAAGGCCGGTACGGACTCCTCCACCGCCCTGCGCGAACTGGCCCTGCGCCATCTGTTCACCATCCCCGACACCGTCGTCGTCGTGACCCCGAGCGGCGGCCGCCACCTCTGGCTGACCGGGCCACCGGACGTGGTCGTCCCCAACTCGGCCAGCCGGCTGGCCCCCGGCATCGACATCCGCGGCGCCGGCGGCTACCTGGTCGGCCCCGGCTCACGCACCGACCACGGGGTGTACGGCACGGCTCCCGGCACCGCCCACCTCGCGCCCGCGCCCTGCCCTGGTGAACTTCTGCGCCTGCTCACGCCCCCACCCCGTACGCGCCACCGCGCGCCTCCCCCAACCGGCCATCAGGGCCAGGGGCTGGTCCAGTTCGTGCTCGCCGCCCACGCGGGCCAGCGCAACACCCGCCTCTTCTGGGCCGCTTGCCGCGCCTACGAGAACGGCATCGGTCCCGACCTGACGCCCGCCCTCGTCGAGGCCGCCGTCCACACCGGCCTGACGGCACGCGAGGCCCACTCGACGATCGCGTCGGCGTCCCGCATGTCGTCCCGGCAACCCGGGCCGCCACCGGACTGA
- a CDS encoding GNAT family N-acetyltransferase yields the protein MIRGDKVGLRARRDSDVPVFQEELYDDVAMRSRVDSRPWRPLPPDAAESPAAAAVPSDDKAYFSVVELASQELAGEALLWGIDPHNRTAHLGISLLPGFRGRGLAGDVVQVLCTYGFTVRGLQRLQVETLADNTAMIAAATGAGFRVEGTLRRSAWVYGAFVDVVVLGLLDGEWTPPAGPARPNEGGRAGPEAGGGGSAP from the coding sequence GTGATACGAGGTGACAAGGTCGGGTTGCGGGCTCGGCGTGACAGTGATGTGCCCGTCTTCCAGGAAGAGTTGTACGACGACGTGGCGATGCGCTCGCGCGTCGACTCCCGTCCCTGGCGGCCGCTCCCGCCGGACGCGGCGGAGTCTCCCGCCGCGGCCGCCGTGCCGTCGGACGACAAGGCGTACTTCTCGGTGGTCGAGCTCGCCTCGCAGGAGCTGGCCGGCGAGGCCCTGTTGTGGGGCATCGACCCGCACAACCGGACGGCCCACCTGGGGATCTCCCTGCTCCCCGGTTTCCGGGGACGCGGGCTGGCGGGCGATGTCGTCCAGGTGCTGTGCACCTACGGGTTCACCGTCCGGGGGCTGCAGCGGCTGCAGGTCGAGACGCTCGCGGACAACACCGCGATGATCGCGGCCGCGACCGGGGCCGGGTTTCGTGTCGAGGGCACCCTGCGTCGCTCCGCCTGGGTGTACGGCGCCTTCGTGGACGTCGTCGTCCTCGGCCTCCTCGACGGGGAATGGACGCCGCCCGCCGGACCCGCGCGACCGAACGAAGGGGGTCGTGCCGGGCCTGAGGCAGGAGGAGGCGGGTCGGCGCCATGA
- a CDS encoding trypsin-like peptidase domain-containing protein: protein MSTENEGTAVPPAPSAPPVPVETPAASAQNAAPEGGAPTAQIPSVPPGAPGAPGQAPAYASTSAGTPDPYGHGSGTPGAPGYGSGAPGGVPAAEAGWPPPPPATPAYADGGGPGGGGWGSTYGQPAPKPKNGRGGLVAAILVAALVAGGVGGGIGYSLARGNDSSTGSTTVSAPSNSGDVKRASGTVAGVAAKALPSTVTIEAESTNGEGGTGTGFVFDKQGHILTNNHVVADAVDGGKLTATFPDGKKYDAEVVGHAQGYDVAVIKLKNAPSDLQPLALGNSDKVAVGDSTIAIGAPFGLSNTVTTGIISAKNRPVASSDGSSSSKASYMSALQTDASINPGNSGGPLLDAQGSVIGINSAIQSTSGGGLGGTSQSGSIGLGFAIPINQAKNVAQQLIKTGKPVYPVIGASVSLEEGTSGAKITEQGASGSAAVTSGGPADKAGLRPGDVITKLDDQVIDSGPTLIGEIWTHQPGDNVKLTYTRDGKTRTTEVTLGQRDGDS from the coding sequence CGGTGCCTCCGGGCGCCCCCGGCGCACCGGGGCAGGCACCGGCGTACGCGTCGACGAGTGCCGGGACGCCTGACCCGTACGGGCACGGCTCGGGGACTCCCGGGGCGCCGGGCTACGGTTCCGGGGCGCCCGGGGGCGTTCCCGCGGCCGAGGCGGGCTGGCCGCCTCCGCCGCCCGCGACCCCCGCGTACGCGGACGGTGGCGGCCCGGGCGGCGGCGGGTGGGGTTCCACCTACGGGCAGCCCGCGCCGAAGCCGAAGAACGGCCGTGGCGGCCTGGTCGCCGCCATCCTGGTGGCCGCGCTCGTTGCGGGCGGAGTCGGCGGCGGCATCGGCTACTCCCTGGCCAGGGGCAACGACAGCTCCACCGGCTCGACGACGGTCTCCGCCCCGAGCAACAGCGGCGACGTCAAGCGCGCCTCGGGCACGGTGGCGGGCGTGGCGGCCAAGGCGCTGCCGAGCACCGTCACCATCGAGGCCGAGAGCACCAACGGCGAGGGCGGCACCGGCACGGGCTTCGTCTTCGACAAGCAGGGCCACATCCTCACCAACAACCACGTCGTGGCGGACGCGGTCGACGGCGGCAAGCTCACCGCGACCTTCCCCGACGGCAAGAAGTACGACGCCGAGGTGGTCGGCCACGCGCAGGGTTACGACGTCGCGGTCATCAAGCTCAAGAACGCGCCCTCCGATCTCCAGCCGCTCGCCCTCGGCAACTCCGACAAGGTGGCCGTCGGCGACTCGACGATCGCGATCGGTGCCCCCTTCGGCCTGTCCAACACGGTGACCACGGGCATCATCAGCGCCAAGAACCGCCCGGTGGCCTCCAGCGACGGCAGCTCCAGCAGCAAGGCCTCGTACATGAGCGCCCTGCAGACGGACGCCTCGATCAACCCGGGCAACTCCGGTGGCCCGCTCCTGGACGCCCAGGGCTCCGTCATCGGTATCAACTCCGCGATCCAGTCGACGAGCGGCGGCGGACTGGGCGGCACCAGTCAGTCCGGTTCCATCGGTCTCGGCTTCGCGATCCCGATCAACCAGGCGAAGAACGTCGCCCAGCAGCTCATCAAGACCGGCAAGCCGGTCTACCCGGTGATCGGCGCGTCTGTCTCCCTCGAAGAGGGCACCAGTGGCGCGAAGATCACCGAACAGGGCGCGAGCGGTTCCGCGGCGGTGACGTCCGGCGGCCCCGCCGACAAGGCCGGCCTCAGGCCGGGCGACGTCATCACCAAGCTCGACGACCAGGTGATCGACAGCGGCCCGACCCTCATCGGCGAGATCTGGACCCACCAGCCCGGCGACAACGTCAAGCTCACCTACACACGCGACGGCAAGACCCGCACCACCGAGGTCACCCTGGGCCAGCGCGACGGCGACAGCTGA